In one Oryza glaberrima chromosome 2, OglaRS2, whole genome shotgun sequence genomic region, the following are encoded:
- the LOC127761523 gene encoding nitrate reductase [NAD(P)H] — protein MAASVEYKLAPHPWASNAPSSNLDLFPSGGGKRRSGSETDSDDEDSIPPDWRSLYHPRLEVAEPAVKDPRDEATSDAWVRRHPALVRLTGKHPFNSEPPLPRLMSHGFITPAPLHYVRNHGAVPKADWSTWAVEVTGLVKRPARLTMEQLVTGFEAVELPVTLVCAGNRRKEQNMVRQTVGFNWGPGAISTSVWRGVRLRDVLRWCGVMGASAGAANVCFEGAEDLPGGGGCKYGTSLRREVAMDPARDVILAYMQNGEPLTPDHGFPVRVIVPGFIGGRMVKWLKRIIVASSESESYYHYRDNRVLPSHVDAELANAEAWWYKPEYMINELNINSVITTPGHDEVLPINALTTQRPYTMKGYAYSGGGRKVTRVEVTLDGGETWQVCNLDHPERPTKYGKYWCWCFWSVDVEVLELLAAKEIAVRAWDESLNTQPEKLIWNLMGMMNNCWFRVKTKTCRPHKGEIGLVFEHPTQPGNQAGGWMARQKHLETSESAVSTLKRSTSTPFLNTATTQYTMSEVRRHTTPESAWIIVHGHVYDCTGFLKDHPGGADSIMINAGTDCTEEFDAIHSDKARGLLEMYRIGELIVTGSDYSPQSSSADLTSIVESPTAAAAAAAAPAVPVSTVALSNPREKVKCRLMDKKSLSYNVRLFRFALPSPDQKLGLPVGKHVYVCASIGGKLCMRAYTPTSSVDEVGYIELLIKIYFKGEDPKFPDGGLMSQYLDSLPLGATIDIKGPIGHIEYAGRGAFTVNGERRFARRLAMVAGGTGITPVYQVIQAVLRDQPDDGTEMHVVYANRTEDDMLLREEIDRWAAAHPARLKVWYVVSKVARPEDGWEYGVGRVDERTLREHLPPGDGETLALVCGPPAMVECTVRPGLEKMGYDLDKSCLVF, from the exons ATGGCGGCCTCGGTGGAGTACAAGCTGGCTCCGCACCCGTGGGCGAGCAATGCTCCGTCGAGCAACCTCGACTTGTTCccgtccggcggcggcaagcgccGTTCGGGCTCCGAGACCgactccgacgacgaggacAGCATACCACCGGACTGGAGGTCGCTGTACCACCCGCGGCTGGAGGTGGCGGAGCCGGCCGTCAAGGACCCCCGCGACGAGGCCACCTCCGACGCGTGGGTGCGTCGCCACCCGGCGCTCGTCCGGCTCACCGGCAAGCACCCGTTCAACtccgagccgccgctgccgcgcctcaTGTCGCACGGCTTCatcacgccggcgccgctccacTACGTGCGCAACCACGGCGCCGTGCCCAAGGCGGACTGGTCGACGTGGGCCGTGGAGGTGACCGGGCTCGTCAAGCGCCCCGCGAGGCTCACCATGGAGCAGCTCGTGACCGGGTTCGAGGCCGTGGAGCTCCCCGTCACGCTGGTGTGCGCGGGCAACCGGCGCAAGGAGCAGAACATGGTGCGCCAGACCGTGGGCTTCAACTGGGGCCCCGGCGCCATCTCCACCTCCGTGTGGCGCGGCGTGCGGCTGCGCGACGTGCTGCGGTGGTGCGGCGTCATGggcgcctccgccggcgcggccAACGTGTGCTTCGAGGGCGCCGAGGACctcccaggcggcggcgggtgcaaGTACGGCACCAGCCTGCGCCGCGAGGTGGCCATGGACCCCGCCCGCGACGTCATCCTCGCCTACATGCAGAACGGCGAGCCGCTCACGCCCGACCACGGCTTCCCCGTCCGGGTCATCGTCCCGGGCTTCATCGGCGGCCGCATGGTGAAATGGCTCAAGCGCATCATCGTCGCGTCCAGCGAGTCGGAGAGCTACTACCATTACCGCGACAACCGCGTCCTCCCGTCTCACGTTGACGCCGAGCTCGCCAATGCCGAAG CTTGGTGGTACAAGCCGGAGTACATGATAAACGAGCTGAACATAAACTCGGTGATCACCACGCCGGGACACGATGAGGTGCTCCCCATCAATGCGCTGACGACGCAGCGGCCGTATACGATGAAGGGATACGCCTACTCCG GCGGTGGCCGGAAAGTTACAAGGGTAGAGGTGACCCTGGACGGCGGCGAGACGTGGCAGGTGTGCAACCTTGACCACCCGGAGAGGCCGACCAAGTACGGAAAGTACTGGTGCTGGTGCTTCTGGTCCGTCGATGTCGAGGTGCTCGAGCTGCTCGCCGCCAAGGAGATCGCCGTCCGCGCCTGGGACGAGTCCCTCAACACCCAGCCGGAGAAGCTCATTTGGAATCTCATG GGCATGATGAACAACTGCTGGTTCAGGGTGAAGACGAAGACGTGCAGGCCGCACAAGGGGGAGATCGGGCTGGTGTTCGAGCACCCGACGCAGCCGGGCAACCAGGCCGGCGGGTGGATGGCGAGGCAGAAGCACCTCGAGACGTCGGAGAGCGCGGTGAGCACGCTGAAGCGCAGCACGTCCACGCCGTTCCTCAACACGGCCACCACGCAGTACACCATGTCCGAGGTGCGCCGCCACACGACGCCGGAGTCCGCCTGGATCATCGTGCACGGCCATGTCTACGACTGCACGGGGTTCCTCAAGGACCaccccggcggcgccgacagCATCATGATCAACGCCGGCACCGACTGCACCGAGGAGTTCGACGCCATCCACTCCGACAAGGCCCGTGGCCTCCTCGAGATGTACCGCATCGGCGAGCTCATCGTCACCGGCAGCGACTACTCGCCGCAGAGCAGCAGTGCTGACCTCACGTCCATCGTTGAGAGCCctacggcagcggcggcggcggcggcggcgcccgccgtgCCGGTGTCGACCGTCGCGCTGTCCAACCCGCGGGAGAAGGTGAAATGCCGGCTCATGGACAAGAAGAGCCTGTCCTACAACGTGCGCCTGTTCCGGTtcgcgctgccgtcgccggaCCAGAAGCTCGGGCTACCGGTCGGCAAGCACGTGTACGTGTGCGCGTCGATCGGCGGCAAGCTCTGCATGCGCGCGTacacgccgacgagctccgtcGACGAGGTCGGCTACATCGAGCTCCTGATCAAGATATACTTCAAGGGCGAGGACCCCAAGTTCCCCGACGGCGGGCTCATGTCGCAGTACCTGGACTCCCTGCCGCTCGGCGCCACCATCGACATCAAGGGCCCGATCGGGCACATCGAGtacgccggccgcggcgccttCACGGTGAACGGCGAGCGCCGGTTCGCGCGGCGGCTCGCCATGGTGGCCGGCGGGACGGGGATCACGCCGGTGTACCAGGTGATCCAGGCCGTGCTCAGGGACCAGCCCGACGACGGAACGGAGATGCACGTGGTGTACGCGAACCGGACGGAAGACGACATGCTCCTCCGGGAGGAGATCGAccgatgggcggcggcgcacccggCGCGGCTCAAGGTGTGGTACGTGGTGAGCAAGGTGGCGCGGCCGGAGGACGGGTGGGAGTACGGCGTGGGGAGGGTGGACGAGCGGACGCTCAGGGAGCACCTGCCGCCGGGCGACGGCGAGACGCTCGCGCTCGTGTGCGGGCCGCCGGCGATGGTCGAGTGCACGGTGCGGCCGGGCCTGGAGAAGATGGGCTATGACCTCGACAAGTCCTGCCTCGTCTTCTGA